One Huiozyma naganishii CBS 8797 chromosome 5, complete genome DNA segment encodes these proteins:
- the EPO1 gene encoding Epo1p (similar to Saccharomyces cerevisiae YLR031W and YMR124W; ancestral locus Anc_2.414), translating to MQPHHSDRYNLRSNLLQSDVGNIDITKETPINGPAPVQQQQQQQQPQQYYPQQQMPPQQYRNYPQQQQFYPRNGNSMYMNQQQQYGTNNGSISNFGSPPPKPKYVSHQQKQPDRKSYSLTQKSISNFFKPKGNIFHKNKTGGGQGDFDDDDDDLEIDEDTSQASLSFNDIQKIGFKNGDKLNVTSDSTPLIPTLMTKERNSKSNTEYRKYLNTQKKSALNAMAQQSPVQGPQVQGPRTMSLQSGPPTRSFATLGNPDFATGVNGPRTNSLMTTGLPPMNYLQQQQQLQQQRHSQQTQQQPSPVGYGPPLQQKTMSMTDRRPNGMNMSPQLQQNPQQQYRPQQFPPQQFPPQQSRFDPSLSQQSFNGSGHNLGIYRPDASPHPQFASPPMSNGQQPMPSPTGNNINAPRLATQQSVIPNQQQPPPPSSFSPTLNARPQTHPSLSAYSNSNSSDSQFSNGNPEQNANGEGQGSTSSVNNSDPEPIRHVTSPLKNQVDTAPLNTIEIPELAVPPPVEKPKLNVLKLSKPQQEEIKSNAEDEVKMLKELGRSSLVANSLASMNLESSSNGRQSTFSDSPEKLKLLQQKSGLYQLEETTDSKIFVTAEEFPDDDAGSPVRKSQIRRSVVEPASNRISIHRSGDNITNLKHESSHSLVTKATVGTNKSSNTVVPKQNNRGSTDTKFKEHEKDDSFVFESMDRPYEDNAGIERRQIVISADQLNIIAQNRRLMDELTLVSTELAESIRRETLLFEKLKQRELSGEEERNESRVSSMSSSLSLDDFEVEMRKKSAKIVELIQSLNDERQKRFIAEEQVLLQENGVKPNSLELMQKIKDLAYNNRRQEDEIASLKEAVNNDGR from the coding sequence ATGCAACCACACCACTCTGACCGTTACAACTTAAGGAGTAATCTACTTCAAAGCGATGTCGGAAATATAGATATCACCAAGGAAACACCTATAAATGGACCTGCCCCAgtccaacaacaacagcaacagcaacaaccgCAGCAGTATTAcccacagcaacagatgcCTCCACAACAGTACCGGAACTACcctcaacagcaacaattcTACCCGAGAAATGGCAACAGCATGTACATgaaccagcaacaacagtacGGTACTAATAACGGCAGTATTAGCAATTTCGGTAGTCCACCGCCAAAACCCAAATATGTATCACACcaacagaaacagccgGACAGGAAGTCGTACTCCTTGACTCAAAAGTCAatttcaaacttcttcaaaccGAAGGGGAATATATTCCATAAGAACAAGACTGGGGGTGGTCAAGGTGActtcgacgacgacgacgatgaccTCGAAATAGATGAGGATACCTCGCAGGCCAGTCTATCCTTTAATGACATCCAGAAAATTGGGTTTAAAAACGGCGATAAGCTCAACGTCACTTCGGACTCGACACCACTGATCCCTACACTGATGACAAAGGAACGGAACAGTAAATCCAACACAGAGTACCGGAAATACCTGAATACTCAGAAGAAATCCGCACTGAACGCAATGGCACAACAAAGTCCCGTGCAAGGGCCGCAAGTGCAGGGACCTAGAACCATGTCTTTGCAAAGTGGGCCACCTACCAGGTCGTTCGCGACTTTGGGGAACCCGGATTTTGCAACAGGGGTGAATGGACCAAGAACAAACTCACTCATGACTACTGGGTTACCACCAATGAACTATCtccagcaacagcaacaattgcaacagcagaGACACTCGCAGCagacacaacaacagccaTCGCCGGTCGGGTACGGTCCACCATTGCAGCAAAAGACGATGTCAATGACAGATAGACGCCCTAACGGAATGAACATGTCACCACAATTACAACAGAACCCACAGCAACAGTACCGTCCGCAACAATTCCCACCACAACAGTTTCCTCCACAACAGTCAAGGTTTGACCCCTCGCTGTCTCAACAAAGCTTCAATGGAAGCGGTCACAATTTAGGGATATATAGACCGGACGCGTCGCCCCACCCGCAGTTTGCGTCGCCCCCTATGTCAAATGGTCAACAGCCGATGCCTTCACCTACGGGGAACAATATAAATGCACCAAGACTCGCCACGCAGCAATCAGTGATACCaaaccagcagcagccaccacctccttcttctttctctcctACACTGAATGCGAGACCGCAAACTCATCCTAGTCTATCAGCATATTCTAACTCAAACTCGTCTGACTCCCAATTTTCCAATGGTAATCCTGAACAGAACGCAAACGGCGAAGGTCAAGGTTCCACATCGAGCGTGAACAATTCTGATCCTGAACCTATCAGACATGTCACTTCACCATTGAAGAACCAAGTGGATACAGCACCGCTGAACACAATTGAAATTCCAGAATTGGCAGTTCCTCCACCGGTAGAAAAGCCCAAATTAAACGTTTTGAAGCTCTCGAAACCACAACAGGAAGAAATAAAGTCCAATGCAGAGGACGAAGTAAAAATGTTGAAAGAATTAGGTCGCTCCTCGTTAGTAGCAAACAGTTTGGCTTCGATGAACTTGGAATCTAGCAGTAACGGGAGGCAGTCCACATTTAGTGATTCTCCTGAAAAGCTGAAACTTCTGCAACAAAAGAGCGGGCTGTATCAACTGGAGGAGACAACAGACTCGAAAATTTTCGTGACCGCGGAGGAATTCCCGGATGACGATGCAGGTTCCCCCGTTAGGAAGTCACAGATTAGGAGAAGTGTTGTAGAACCGGCTTCAAATCGGATTTCGATACACAGAAGTGGGGACAATATTACCAATTTGAAGCACGAGTCGTCCCATTCGCTGGTCACCAAGGCCACTGTCGGTACCAACAAAAGCAGTAACACCGTTGTTCCGaaacaaaataatagaGGAAGTACAGATACCAAGTTTAAGGAGCACGAGAAAGATGATTCGTTTGTGTTTGAGAGTATGGATCGACCATACGAGGATAATGCAGGGATCGAAAGGAGACAGATTGTTATTTCTGCTGACCAACTTAATATAATCGCTCAAAACAGGAGACTGATGGATGAGTTGACACTCGTTTCAACTGAACTGGCCGAGTCGATTAGAAGGGAGACACTTCTTTTCGAAAAATTGAAGCAACGCGAGTTATCCGGTGAGGAAGAACGTAATGAGAGCAGGGTGTCTTCGATGTCGTCCTCGTTATCGCTTGACGACTTCGAGGTGgaaatgaggaaaaaatCCGCGAAGATCGTAGAACTGATCCAGTCATTGAATGATGAGAGGCAGAAACGGTTTATTGCAGAGGAACAGGTTTTACTTCAAGAAAACGGCGTCAAACCAAACTCGCTGGAACTGATgcagaaaataaaagacTTGGCATACAACAATAGGCGCCAAGAGGACGAAATTGCAAGTCTGAAGGAGGCCGTGAACAACGATGGACGATAA
- the PKR1 gene encoding Pkr1p (similar to Saccharomyces cerevisiae PKR1 (YMR123W); ancestral locus Anc_2.415) encodes MASFFVQLWDSIFQPGTTPQLVIATHASFTALLLTLGWLIYVTQGNIHFIMLALIASLLWAAVGWFIVELSRADLKKNEELTQESKESLTGDGKTTSESATATGQKLPSQKNSTRSRKL; translated from the coding sequence ATGGCATCCTTTTTCGTACAGTTATGGGATAGCATATTCCAACCGGGTACCACGCCTCAATTGGTGATCGCCACACACGCGTCGTTCACTGCACTACTGCTTACACTAGGATGGTTGATATACGTCACACAGGGTAACATCCACTTCATAATGCTCGCCCTGATCGCATCGTTGCTTTGGGCTGCGGTAGGTTGGTTCATCGTGGAGTTGAGCAGGGCAGAcctcaagaagaacgaagAGTTGACACAAGAAAGTAAGGAGTCGCTCACCGGGGACGGCAAGACTACATCGGAATCGGCTACCGCTACAGGCCAGAAACTGCCATCCCAAAAAAATTCCACTAGATCCAGAAAGTTATAA
- the NCW1 gene encoding Ncw1p (similar to Saccharomyces cerevisiae YMR122W-A; ancestral locus Anc_2.416) translates to MAVAEAQWAVSWITANYINWRYVGLFREPLRSTIALLSSVQLHPTQTNTSKLQRKKKMSSASIRTNSALVSNQVVAASSVSNSIRTNSALVSADVVAASSVRASASGSSSRSSSRSSEASRSASRSASSSASSTSARASKNAAAMGLVANPISWKYGVAMAGAIVGSFVLGAGI, encoded by the coding sequence ATGGCGGTGGCAGAGGCGCAGTGGGCTGTTTCATGGATCACGGCAAATTATATAAACTGGAGGTATGTTGGTTTGTTTCGGGAACCTCTCCGCAGTACAATTGCCTTACTGTCCTCTGTACAATTGCATCCAACTCAAACCAATACTTCAAAACTccaaaggaaaaaaaaaatgtcttCTGCCTCTATTAGAACCAACTCTGCTCTTGTCTCCAACCAAGTCGTTGCCGCTTCCTCTGTTTCGAACAGCATTCGCACAAACTCTGCTCTGGTGTCTGCTGACGTCGTCGCCGCGTCTTCTGTCAGAGCCAGTGCCAGTGGCAGCAGTTCCAGATCGAGCTCAAGATCATCCGAGGCTAGCAGGTCTGCCTCTAGGTCTGCCTCTAGCTCCGCCTCGTCCACTTCCGCTAGGGCCTCCAAGAACGCAGCTGCCATGGGGCTGGTCGCAAACCCAATCTCCTGGAAGTACGGTGTCGCTATGGCTGGCGCCATCGTCGGTTCGTTTGTTCTGGGTGCTGGTATCTag